The DNA segment cttccGTTAGATAGTTATGTTAAATAGTTAGTCAAATAGTAACAAACATCTTCAATACAATACCCTTTTAGTGCTGTGTCTAAAACGGGAACTGGTAGGGCTTAGTCAACAATAAAGAGATTCATTTttgtataaatgttttttaagaaACAGTATGAATTTTTGACAAGTGCAAAATATGTACATACAACTCTTGGGTTTTGCTTACACATTTGCGGTTAGCTTTATTTGTCCACACCAAGCGAAAATGGTTACATTAAATGTACTCTGGCTGAGGTGGTCCTTGCCTGCGGCTGGCAAGTTACAACCAAAGAGATGTGGCCAGCTCACACCTCAAAGGTTGTAAGTAACTGTAACTTTATCAAGTGCTCTGTGAAGTTTATGAAGTGCTTCATTAGTGCTCTTTTTTACAACCTGTTTGTATTCCATAAAAACTGGATCAAACTGTTACCTAGCAcagatgaaaaataaaagcaacattCTTTgcagaattaaaaaaaaatgccAGGGCCAAGATAGGGCAGCACTGCTCCATGTCAGCCCTAGTTTAGGCAGTATGTATTTATTTCAGTAAACTGCAACAGAAACGTTTAGGTTCTACTTaagaaagaaaacattcttttaaGATTATGTCATGCGAAGTGTTTTTCATAAAAGCAGTATTGGTATTTTACAGCTGCTAGATATTTCTTTTCAGAGATAGAGTGGTTAAAAGAATTGATTTTATCCTAAtgtcaaaatatctccactgcaTAATCGCAATGGAATGACAATGGATTAGCTTTGCCAATAGCAGTCTTTCTGAGTTGTCTGAGataatttgaaaaacataTTTGTTGTGATCTGTGTTGAAATCTACCATTGGCAGCATATGTGcatattttacatttcttGCTTGTCACTAGTTttcttgaaaatgttttaaagcaaaaatataaagaCAGGAAAAACAGGAGTGTTGTCAATGGTAGATCATAATAGTATCGAAACTGGTATGGCACATATTTCGATACCATTGTCGTCTGACGTCATTTCCTgcttaaatttttagttactCCAGTAACAAGGAAGCACAACTGTTAgttttacttttcaaaaaaagcaTGCCTGCCTCAACAGCTCACTTTCTGCAAGAGATAGGAAAGCAGTAAAGGGCAACAGGCATTTTGCATGTCTTAAGTTTCACATACAGTGCAGGTAGTATTATTTTTGTGGCATATGTAAAAATGCAGTTAGAccagcttttaaaaaaatgctgaGAAATATGATGCTTTAGATTCTCATTAATGAATGGTTTTAAAACAATGGACAATAGTAGGAAGGTATGTCATGCACAGGACTACTAATCACTTATTTGCATGTCAATTAATCACTTAGTCTGTTAGTGTGCTGGTTAGTGATATACTAAGGTACCTCTGCTAGGCATCATTATGGGGATTAATTAATAACTATTGAAATTTTAGAATATATTTCCtactttaattttctttattattaaaagtaaTTGAGCCATCATTAGTACTTCTCACTATGTCATATTAATTACCTTTAAACCACCCATAATACATGTATATTATAACTGTTGTTTATGTGTTATGATTAGCATTACAGTGCACATATGAAattataagttattttttcttgtttttgaaATGACCTGGAAGCTTTTATGTTATTTGcagcttttattttgaaaatgtctGGTAAACGGTTTCCGCAGAATTTCGGTAATTATCGTGAAAAACCTACTGTACCTTCCcatttcaattataattcatCAACTGTTCAAGGACATGGAAATTCATTTTCacgtaattttgttttaaatatttttggctatttttataacacaccatatttaaaacaatgtaGTTTATTAACAATGATAAAAACTTAACATGAAACTAAATGAAGCGCAAAAAAATAGGGTTTAAAGACAATTTAGTAAAAGCAAGTTGCCTTTACCATACTTTTCAGAATTTTCAAATGCTGGTAATTATCCAATGCATCGACCTATGAAAGCTCCTCCTCCTAAAACTTATCAGCAACCAGTTGAAGATTTCTCTGATGACGATGAGTGGTTGTCTGATGATTCAGATGATCAGGTGCTAACTATGTttactactttatatcgttgtgtacaaagttattggaGCACTTGAACATGAACTATTGTTATTTACACCTGAGAAAGAACTTTAAAATTGTAAAGACTGTGacaatgattttttatttaccgGGCTGCATTTGcttttgttacaaatttaaTCCATGCTCATTTTAGTGCAGTGCTTCCTCGATTATTCGTACTTCAATTAACTGGCATTCGATTATCCGGTCAAAGTGgctttatgatgtaacaatacaGTAAAATAAATGAACTGTGAAGGCTTTTGCAGCTATAACTATGTAGAGTGTCTGATATAGCCTATTCTCATTACTGTTACTGTACTTGCAATTCATTGTTAGATACTGAATCCTATACTAgatcttaaaattttgagatggcTTCTTAATCGAAAGGTAGCGTAAGACATAATGAATTGTTTTATCTCTTAGATGTAAAAACTCTATTAtctgtttcttttttgcttaTCCGCTCTAAACTTGATAATCGAGGAAGCACTGTACTTTTCACACTTCTCCAGTCAGATTATGATGTACATAACAGgcaaaaaacattgcaaacattgcaaaaaatgtattaATTGGCATAAATAgtatatacaaaaaattaacaacaaattttcttgCAGAAAACATGCAAACTACTTTAACTACTTTCAAAAATTGGCCATTTTGTTGATAGCAATGGTGTCTTTATTAGCAtcaagtttattttgtaaatgaattgaagtactgaaaaaaaaattgaagtgAACTTCTTGTAATAAATTATATCTTAGTATTTGGGGCTATTGTGACAAGACTTTCTTACCTCTGACAAGACTTTAGGCCAAGTATGTCCAAATGAAATGCTTACAGGGCCAAAACTGGCATCACTTATTGTCTAAACAAGTTGTCATTATTCTGTACAAATATACATGTATACATAACAATGAAAACTTTCAGCTAGGCCACAGGCAGCTTGCAGTTTGTGGGTTAGGCATAGCTGGTTTAATGAGAGCTGTGCAAAAGCAGCTGCAGGTGTTTGgtttcaaaattaataacCTCTTTTACGATTCTAATGAAAATTATCacatttgaatttaaatttttcattttattgcattttacagACCTACATGAACGACAACATACTAAGGAGACCTAATCGTCATCAACATGGTAAGTGATTTAAACTTGGTTAATGGTGGTTATATCGAAAACTTGCATTACCTACAAGGCCAGTTAACAGTGGAGCAATAATGTTATTGTTTGATGAGGTGTGCAATAGTGTGATTGCTTCTtgaattcattttttattctcGCAATGTGGCCttgtattaatttaatttgcagTTATGAATTGGATAACCAGTTAAAAAGAATtatagaaaacaaacaattgttttttttaattgatttcaattttcaacCAGACTAAAcgttaatatttttcattgattgaTGAAAATGTAGTGCAATATAAATTTTTGTCAGGAGTCAAACTACATTCAATGTACGTAGTTTCACTTTGCTACAAAAAAAACTATGGTCATTCTTTGCACGCTTCCTGTATGCTTTGTATCAATCTTATAACTGACATCATCTCTTTCTACTTCCTTGTACTAACGTTTTTGGCATATGTTGCTGTTTGCTTCAGAACATTAAAATAGCGCATGCGGAAAGATCAATATTGGCTGTTATCCCTAGTTAAATAATCGCTTGTCGTCTATAGCCATGAGACCATTGTAGGTACTCTAGCATAGGAATGAGTATGTTGCCAGTTAGCATTCTTCCAGGAATGTCTCAATTTAAGAATGAAAGTGGTCATAATTAAAGCAAACTAGTAAAGTCACTGAAGTAGTAAAGTGTATGAATTGGGCAGCAAGTAAGCCATACTTAGGAGACATTTAGCATACCTGGTAATCTTTAtagagtttaaaattttgaaacgtcAAACTTGTGCATTGTAGATAGATTAGCTTTTTATTAACATATTTTGGAAAcaattttaagttaatttagGATTTGGTATATTTTCTATTGATAACAGAAACCTACCTACTGAGGAGTGGTTCTGAACACAAAtcagtttgtttgaaatcattaaaGTGATATTATGAGAAGAGTAGGttcaaaatattacaaaccATCAGCAGTTTTGGTGGAAATACTTGGAGAATGAAAAGTACTAAACTAAACAGATAAAGgaagcaattaattttttaaaacaaaataatttagttGAACAGTGGTATTCAACCGGCGGTCTGTGAAGTATTTTTAGAGGTCAACAAAAGTGATTTTTCCTCTAATAAGCAGTGCAGTTGCCAGTTGATATTTATACATAGATATCTGGTTCTTAAATTCCATTTTTAAGCATACAGCGGGTACTTTCTTGCATGACATCACAATCTCATTTGTACATGTCTGAATTGCCATTCAATTTGCAACATACTTTTGACAATGAACACCTACataattgttaaaaagtttttcaaaaatctgtttttagtttattcAGTTAGTCGTGGCCCTTGCCTTTTGCATTGTGTTAGATGTTTTTTTTCGCTTTGCCAAAAACTGGCAAATTTTTCTTAAGTTTAGAAACAGTAGGGGGTTGCGTGAATTTGTTGGTGGCACCGAAAAGGGTCTACTGAGAAAAAAAGTGGAGAATCACTGATTTAGTCAACAGAACTTAAATTATGAAACAGAATGTACTGATGTAAACAGTTCTAAAACATTGGCAGCATAGTAGTGTTGGTATGTTTATTGGGCCAAAATTAAAATGGATGATGGAGAGTTATACTTGCAAATGGATGGATTTAAAGAAAGTCCACAATACAATTATCAACACGAGTCACAAAGTTGGGGTAATGGAAATGCATCCCAGTTAAGCTCAGCCAACCATAATCATGACTTACAAAAGCAGAGTTCCCCTTCAAAACATCCTACCCGTTTACGTCCGAACTATGCACAATGCATGCCACGAAATATGAGAGAGCAAGGTGAATAGATCAATAGAAGAAAGTACTCTAAATGCATTACAGTCCTTTCTGAACACCATGACTGAATTGAAAATGAATTGCATGTATTATTGaaactgtatttttgtttcaggtcACTGGCCAGAATCACAAAGTTCCCACCAACCACCCATTCCACCGAGATCACCTTCGTGTATGTAACAATTGACTAAAAGTTTGTTATAATTATACAGTGATAAACTTAAGATTAAAGtgtaattctttgtttgttaactttatGTGCATTTAGTTGGTAGTGACAGAGCTGTTGTAGAAAGAATAACAATACCAAATTATCTATCAACAGCAGCAATGGCCAATGACAATACCTACTTGCCAATCGACAACACTAGTGGGTTTTTTACAAATATGTAAATGCTGTTTACCTTAACACAAGCGAATTTTAAGTTTACCATTCCAATATGCAGGAAATGGAGAGATTGGCAGAGGTATCATTCAAACACAACATCCAACTCCTTTTTCATTTCCATCCAGACCACCATTTACGGTAAGATTTGTTAACATGTGAGTCACCCTAAATAGATTTCATTCAAGGAAAAAAACTGAAGGAAGTTTAGAGAAAAATAATGTTAATTACTTTTTATGGCGTATGTGTGCACAGCCCAATCGCCCTGATCGTGCACCAGCTCCCCTACCAAATCAGGCTCGGTTTCAACCACCACCACCACGGCCATTACAAGAAGACGAGGAAGATGTCTATGAACCTCCTGTTGTTGATCCAAAGCGGTAATGTTTAGCAGTTTAAAAGATCATGCCATGCATTGGCAGAGATTTTTTCTATAGAATTACAGCGACCAAGACTTGATGTTTATTATCTTGGTTTACTATTAGTACAGgcgtaataaaatattattttggttttgcagTGCATATCAACCCACTCAAAGACCAAGTAAGACTGGATTTTTTAGCGCCTACCCTGCAGTATATGCAGCTGTTGTCAGTTTTTAAAAGCACCTTTGTTAATCTTCACTTTTTTCTGACTTTATCTGCTGTAGCAATGATTGATATGTACTTTTTAATTCATAGTAGTCAATACAAATATAGTATGAACctaataacatttattttttcacattCTGTGCAGCCATCCGTTTAAATGTGGTGTTTTTCAAACAGTTGTCCCTTCTCCGCAACCTTCACCAAGTTCCAGCTTAAAGTCTTCTAGTAAACCTCCGCCAATGCGTAGAAGCTTTGAAAAGGGCAATTTTAGCCGTGATGGCAGCCTAAATAGCATAGGTAATAATGTctttctaattttaaaaagcagtACTTTGCCACAACCACAAAACATCCTTGTGAGACCCTGTTCCATGCTTTTAGGAAGTTCTGGTTCCAGTGATACTGGAGATAACTCATCAGCAAGAGTCCCGATAGTTATTACACCACGTCCACGTCCACAACCAAAGCTGAACAACTCTGCAGACATGTTCAGGATGGATCGTGTGTAAGCTatctattaattatcaattttattgatttgatTCTTGTTTTGATAACATGTCGAACGTCTCTTTGCCAAGATATTTCTTACTGATGACAATTTTATTGCAGGACTATTTCTGACAAAAAAATGCCTCCAATAAAGCCACCCACGTCCGCACCCGTAACTGGTGGGTAAATCGTTTTCTTGGACTGCATGGATTTTTTGTGGTTCTTTTACGTTTTGCTAACACAAAATCGTGATTTTGTGATTTCTATTAACGCTTGCCATTCCAATAATTTGCCTTGTACGTTGCATGTATGTTACCTGTCAGATTCGCCTCCAGCAATGTTGCCAAGGCCCGTTGCTGAGAATCCGAATCGAATTCCACCAGTTTCCTTTAGCAAGCTGGGCCCAGATACGAGGCGTTTGTCAGCAGGAAACTGCACACCTTCAAGGACTTCGTTGCAGAGTAATTTAGCCAACGTTATGAAAAACAGTTTTGCTGAAGTTCCGTTGCGAAGAGCTTCAGATACGGACAATCGACCCAAACCTCCACCTAAGCTGCCTGTTACATCTCCTAGCGGGGAGAAAGAGTTCCCCCGCAGTGCACCGCCTATTACTGGTTTGCATAATTGATTTATTTGCacgattttaaattttttttcaatgcttTTCTGTATATATGGTGAAATTAGACATAAAGCGTTTGCAAAGTTGTAAAATGTATACTATACAACTTGTTGAAATTAGTTTGGGTGTTGTGTTGTCCATAAATTTCGCCATAATTCAACCTGACGTTGGAATTATGAGGccttttttgcttgttttttgattaatCGTAGATTGTGTTTCAGTTTGACTTATGTTATAGACATGTGTTTTGGTATTAGGTACAAACAAGCCATGTTTTATTGTGTACTAAAGACAccgatgtttgaaatttatttgctaCCTGTCGTTCAAGAAAATCCTTTATTGTCGATCCTTATCTTAACGATcgatgaaatgtttattgtgtgTAGGACGACCATCGCAAATATTAAGACAAGTGGAAGATCAATCTTGGTTTCAGAACATTCCAAGAGATCAAGCTCAAGGACTGTTAAAACTTCAACCGGTAGGAAATAATGTCATCAGCGATTCTATCGCTTTCCGATTATAGCAGActtattgaaatttttacCGTTGTTCTCTTATCTGACATACAGGAAGGATGCTTCATTGTTCGTCCTGGTCGTAGTACTCCATACTCATTGACCGTACTTGCACGCAATAAGTTATTTAATCTCCGCGTAAGACAAAGAAAGGACGGTCAATATGCGCTAGGCAACGAAAAGGTATGTCTAATTCTACATTTTATCTGGTTGTTCTTCTGGACGACAAGAcatgatttttatttgctttgaaaactttttaaccagttcaattgtttattttaaagccGCATGAGCTTAGCTTCCCATCGGTTATTGAATTGGTGGAACATCACATGCAATCTCCTTTAGTGCTAGCCGAAGGGGAAGGATCAGTAAAACTTGTTTGCATATGAACTCGTCTAgcttctgtttgttttaacGTTGTGCTAGCGTGAAAATATCGACCTGTTTTTAAATGGTAAATTTTACTTCCGGAAGAAACAGCAGAAAGTGCCTGTAAATATGTTTTACtccaataaaatgttgttattgGGTACAGTCAGCAGGCacataaatgttttagtttttttaaaatgCTTCATGTCAACTTAGTTGTCTTTTAACATTTAACAGTTgattatttaaaagttttttgacaTTGATCAATGCTGGTTTTTAAGTTGCGTGACAACAGGGCATCGTATCGTATCAACAGCTTTATTATACTGTTTGTGCATCGTGTTTTTACCAGTCCATTTCCGGTATCCtgcttgttttaaaatgaatagTTTTAATCTGAGACTAGCGATGAAATAAACTTCTTCTCAACTGATTTATTGTAAATCACTGTATGCGTGAATATTCGATtactttgcaatatttttatgcttgATTATACAAAATTGCCCGTCGTAATGCCTGCCAGACAATTCTTGACAATCTTGATTTTTGGGACGTTTGAGAGTTTCGTTTCTCTAATACGTGTCGCTGTAAacgtgcaaaaagttttttttgtgcCATGTAATAGCCATAATGCAGACGAAGGACTTATGTTTGGTAAGCTTTGTGAGTTGGCGAGAAGGCGGAAGTCTACATGACGTGCAGTACTTTCACCGTGTGTGGTCCGtgtatttattgtttatgtCAATAAGGATAAGGGGAAATCGTCGTGCACCTGGTGTGCAAAACAACGCTCTTTACGatattttttttcagtgaAGCCCTTTGGCTTTCTTTTTGTTCTTGTATCATTTTATACATGTATAATTGTACATTCTTTTTcgattttgtttcattatgtGTTTGTTTTCAGTAACTTGTTGCTGGTATTTTTGCCCTGCagtattttttcttcaaatttagAAGTGTTGTGCAATCGTTGAGTTCCAGTAATAAACATGTATTGAATTTCTACTACTTTTCAAACGAAAACAGTAACTTGCAGTAGATGGCGATAACACAAGTTCCCTATTGTTCCGTGTGAAAAAGATGATCTCAGAAACAGATGCGTATGTATATGGTATATCTTTAGCGTTATTTCGCTTTGAGACATATCAATGACGAAGCGTGTAATTAGCAATAATTACATTGCTCACTGCGGTAATGACGTGTTAGTTAATTTGTGCAACATTTATCTATATTTAGTTTCAATACTTTGACGTCATATGTTCAGTTGCGTGGTAGCATTATGATGGAGATCTTCctgataaattttaacttcaaaGCTTTTTTTCTGCGCCGCGGTAATATGACTGAGTATGGCTAAAGTGGTAATTAATTGATGATCATTTtcgtttataaaaaattaaagtgtATCCTAAACTAACTTTAATTAATACCGCAGTTTATTAACTTCATTGGTAAGCCAGGTGAATGAGCCTGTACTAACACGATTTACACGAACGATGCACTGCAGGTAGATATGGGTGGTGTTGTCAGTGAACATAGCTTTAGCGTTGTGTGTTTTAAAACCGAGTTATGCAAAGTGTAAACCGTTCCGGGTTGCATTGAAAATCCATTAAGTTGACAGACAACAATTAATTATGCGTTTGCGTTGTGAAACGTGTTTGTCCGCAAAAAAATGGTCACGTTACTTGGGTCAAATGTTACCTGAGAGACcagttttgtttataatttttacttttgtttaacCCTGGCTCGTAGACATATTaaactttcaataaatgtgATGTCAGCCAACCACTCAAAGATGTAAGACTGATATGATTTATTTCAGTAAAAACATATTGCTAGAAATTTAACAACCGATTATAATCTAATAGAATGTTCCAGAACCGGGTCAAAAATTCCCAGTGTTGAGTTGATTTACGGTGACACGCCAAAGAACTTTGTGTTACCCAACTGCAGACGTTATAACTTGAGCGGCAACGTCGTCAGAACTTCGTACGGTCAGCTGCATGGTGACACCGTCCTTCAAAACCAGCTTTGCGCGAGCCAGGACACTATGTCCACCCCTGTAAACTCCGGCCAAGGTGAGCGTGTGAGCCGACTTCCCCTCAGGTACGTTGTCCGATCGGTCACATGCTTGCATACCCAAGTATTTAACGATATTCTTAACTGCGTCTGAGAAAATTTTATGGTTAACATCTCAGTTTTAGTATGTTATTTAAAGGACAGTGTTagcaataataacaacatGCGAAATTTCTCACTTATATCAATTTCGAGAAGATTGAGAACATAGTCATTACCTTGCAATGTATTGACTGTCGACAGAGCGTACGTGTCTTCCAGTTCATTCTCGTCTCCCACTTCCTCCCAGGCTGCCCCGAAATTCGGTTTAATCACTTTATGGACGTGGTCGGCCACCGTTATGTCCACGTCTTCCAACTGACAACACAGTCAGGATAATCGTTacgaaaataatttaattgaacaAATGACAAGGGTGTACAAGGATATCCTACAATATCAAGTAATTACAACTTTTCCATAACTTTTACATCGACAATATTTTACGTTCAACCAATTGCATAAGCAGCACAACTCACAGGATATTCATCTTCGTATCCATCGTCATCGGCTTCGCCCGTGTTCGGGTCACAATCTTTCACAACAAACTTCATGACGCAAGAGAGGGTGGTAGTCACCTCCGTTGGATCCTCCTCGGGGATGGCGACGCAAGCGTACGTGACTCCTGCATGAGGTTACGACATGCGCTTAATTTGATGAAAATCATAACATACCCATTCGTACAACAATGGGCGTTGGAGTGAGCTACAGCGATCTAAATCGGAGTGGTTAGCACGAACCTGGTTGGTTATACTTCAAACACAGGCAGGGAACATAAGCGATTACTTCAAAACCATCGCCGGCCTCCACTTGAACTGTCACGTTTTCCAATATTTGGTCATTCAACGTGTTGGTGCAGTCGAACTGAGAAAAGAAACTACGTATTTTATGGTTGCACCTTGATGAGTTTGCAAATGAAGGTAAATGATGGATACCTGGAGTACAATGTGTTTGTCGAATGTGTGTTTCACGCAACGAACGACGTATTCTGTCTCTGTTTCTGTCAGTTCCAGAGCTTCAGAAGATTTAAACAGATTTCCAAGTACTTTAAATTCTGGAATTCTTGAAAGTTGCTCTTCAAAACGTAATAAATTGCTTCCATCAAGCAAACGTTGTAGCCAAACGGAGAAAACGATTTATTACACATTTAGAACGTCAACCCATACCTGCATACATTTCTTGCCGAGACGCTGGCGTTTTTTCCTTAGTTTTCCGTACAGTTGGAGCTGCAAAAATTGAGTATTTACAATACCATATTTAAATTAGACCAATTTAAACAAGCACGCATTTTGCAAAGTCCTTACCAATAGCAGTTTTAGTTTCTTCTGTAGCTATAGCTTGAAGTGGCACAGATTTCATGTTGAACGGTTCTTCACTCACTTCCTTCAagtaattttgcaaacatctTTCCAACCCAGAAAGTGACACAGTTAAGCCTGTCCAGAACAACATTACAACCATCAGAGGACTAATCTATCAAAAATGACTTCCAAATGTGAGAGCCAACACCTAACGCGTTACTTACCCTTAAAACTTGTTAAATTAGAAATTATcaatactttaatttttattaatctAACCGTTGAGTATGTAAGCTGAATTGAGTACTTTCTGCTTCTGTGCAAGCGTGTGATAATAAAAAGTTGCACGATCTCTCACTTCATCATCTTCATCCATCATAGAGTGGTGGAGCAGGGAGAGGATGCTGGGAAGAAGATCCTCGCACTGAGCTCCGAATCGAGCAAGAGCAGACACAGCAGCTACAACATAATTCAATCTTCATCAGTTTGATGTGAATCaactaaaataatattttacaacttatttgcagtaattacttttgaatttatttattacctGCTCTCACGGCCTCATCTTCTAAGATGACCCTGTTGTAGATAAATCGAATGTATTTTGATGGGTTTAGGGTTTTTGGACCTTCTCTTCCAAGCAGATGAATGATTTTGGTTGCCAGGACAGTGTGTTCACAATCCTGAACAAGCATGAAGGAACAGTTATACGGTTGCACTAGTTGGTGCTCGTGCTCCTTAACTATAATTTAATTGGTTTATGTGTCCTGGGTACACTTGTGTGTAACTGCAACTGTTTTTCTAAAAGTAAAGCAATACAATTAATAATCCTTTTAATCAATTTTCCAAAGTCCAACAAGACATTCACTGACACCCACAAACTCTAAGTTGTGAATCACTGGGGTAAAATAAGGTTTTAATAGACATGATAAAGAGCTTAAGGTTGGATTAGGATTAGTAGGAAATTTATTAAGCAAGAAAATTGCTCTTaatgaataataatttttgtcaGGGAAATACACTCTGCTTTGTTAGCGATAGATCGCAATACACACAGCATAACCACATGAAATAGAGGTCCCTACGATAACATCAACACTGACCAACAGTAACTTGTAATCTCACACAACGAATAAGAGaaataaactaaacaataCCTCAATAAATTCACAGAGATGAGACAAGCCACTCTCCTTTGATTCTGGGGACTCTTCAAGTATTGCAATTATGCACTCAACAATCGCTTTTTTATAGTCAAAGCCACCCTGTTATACAAAACTTAGCAATTAGCATTTTTATCTATATACAATTTCATCAGCAACAAATCTATATGTAGTCAAATGTTATTTGAGATTAATAAATCTTGTTTACCTCATCACGCAACATTGAAGACAAGTAATTCATCATTACAGCATGTTTGCGTGGGTACTTTTGGCAAAGTGCAGATATTGCACGAACGACAACCACTTTAAATTCATCTGATATTTCAGACATAAATGAAGTAATCTGCTTCATTAAGCGGTCCACGCTGCTTTCACTTCCAGTCTGTTGCAACAAAATCAATGTAATTGTTTGGATTATTAAT comes from the Clavelina lepadiformis chromosome 5, kaClaLepa1.1, whole genome shotgun sequence genome and includes:
- the LOC143461000 gene encoding uncharacterized protein LOC143461000 isoform X5 produces the protein MDDGELYLQMDGFKESPQYNYQHESQSWGNGNASQLSSANHNHDLQKQSSPSKHPTRLRPNYAQCMPRNMREQGHWPESQSSHQPPIPPRSPSSMANDNTYLPIDNTRNGEIGRGIIQTQHPTPFSFPSRPPFTPNRPDRAPAPLPNQARFQPPPPRPLQEDEEDVYEPPVVDPKRAYQPTQRPIVPSPQPSPSSSLKSSSKPPPMRRSFEKGNFSRDGSLNSIGSSGSSDTGDNSSARVPIVITPRPRPQPKLNNSADMFRMDRVTISDKKMPPIKPPTSAPVTDSPPAMLPRPVAENPNRIPPVSFSKLGPDTRRLSAGNCTPSRTSLQSNLANVMKNSFAEVPLRRASDTDNRPKPPPKLPVTSPSGEKEFPRSAPPITGRPSQILRQVEDQSWFQNIPRDQAQGLLKLQPEGCFIVRPGRSTPYSLTVLARNKLFNLRVRQRKDGQYALGNEKPHELSFPSVIELVEHHMQSPLVLAEGEGSVKLVCI